One segment of Macrotis lagotis isolate mMagLag1 chromosome 1, bilby.v1.9.chrom.fasta, whole genome shotgun sequence DNA contains the following:
- the TEX51 gene encoding testis-expressed protein 51 isoform X2: protein MFFLLFISLFPSLGEGSCLRCWPDLLPLVQYDLEILWGSHQPPQYLSTCLRTILLKKNVPVNPHFLDRAHLEEEAAIFFNHLDTAIKEWRSDKIKLLNKIQIHGKGFLQGLQKAAWELKNKVLFPSSSIHRPTAPPIPPHSSSGSFPTILSFPTVCSQTCLPGLPKEIANCISCKKHYVTCKDHVLCQDVLLPQILWIGSSIIFILCVCVSTFGSGLYYFWWRPVQLGKGSVKLNKSTSRSRLTSTQSSSPPLPQPSSPPPPLLSPSLPLVPSTLTPPVPSTSIPLPPPLPSFPPPVSVQALIHIPVKALSSESSSLHDQ from the exons atgttttttcttctgtttatctccctctttccctccttagGGGAAGGCTCCTGCCTCCGATGTTGGCCAGACCTACTCCCACTAGTGCAATATGACTTGGAGATACTCTGGGGCTCCCATCAGCCCCCCCAATATCTTTCCACATGCCTTCGAACCATACTCCTCAAGAAGAATGTGCCAGTCAATCCCCATTTCCTTG ATCGTGCTCATCTAGAAGAGGAAGCTGCCATATTCTTCAATCACCTAGATACTGCAATTAAAGAGTGGCGATCTG ATAAGATCAAGCTTTTGAACAAAATTCAGATCCATGGAAAAGGATTTCTTCAGGGGCTACAGAAGGCAGCTTGGGAGCTGAAGAACAAGG TCCTTTTCCCCAGTTCTTCCATCCACAGACCTACTGCCCCCCCCATCCCACCGCATTCCAGCAGTGGCAGTTTTCCTACCATCTTGTCTTTCCCTACAGTCTGCAGTCAAACCTGTC TCCCAGGTCTCCCCAAAGAGATAGCTAACTGCATCAGCTGTAAGAAGCACTATGTGACCTGCAAGGACCATGTTCTTTGTCAGG ATGTCCTCCTGCCACAGATCCTTTGGATTGGAAGTTCTATCATCTTcatcctctgtgtgtgtgtatcaacaTTTGGATCTGG GTTGTACTACTTCTGGTGGAGGCCCGTGCAACTTGGGAAGGGCTCTGTAAAGCTGAATAAGTCAACATCAAGATCCAGACTAACCTCAACACAGTCATCATCCCCACCCCTACCAcaaccatcatcaccaccaccaccactactatcaCCTTCATTACCACTTGTACCATCAACATTAACACCACCTGTACCATCAACATCAATACCATTACCCCCACCATTACCATCATTCCCACCACCGGTATCAGTACAAGCACTGATACATATACCAGTAAAAGCATTGTCTTCTGAATCATCATCCCTTCATGACCAGTGA
- the TEX51 gene encoding testis-expressed protein 51 isoform X4 produces MFFLLFISLFPSLGEGSCLRCWPDLLPLVQYDLEILWGSHQPPQYLSTCLRTILLKKNVPVNPHFLDRAHLEEEAAIFFNHLDTAIKEWRSDKIKLLNKIQIHGKGFLQGLQKAAWELKNKVCSQTCLPGLPKEIANCISCKKHYVTCKDHVLCQDVLLPQILWIGSSIIFILCVCVSTFGSGLYYFWWRPVQLGKGSVKLNKSTSRSRLTSTQSSSPPLPQPSSPPPPLLSPSLPLVPSTLTPPVPSTSIPLPPPLPSFPPPVSVQALIHIPVKALSSESSSLHDQ; encoded by the exons atgttttttcttctgtttatctccctctttccctccttagGGGAAGGCTCCTGCCTCCGATGTTGGCCAGACCTACTCCCACTAGTGCAATATGACTTGGAGATACTCTGGGGCTCCCATCAGCCCCCCCAATATCTTTCCACATGCCTTCGAACCATACTCCTCAAGAAGAATGTGCCAGTCAATCCCCATTTCCTTG ATCGTGCTCATCTAGAAGAGGAAGCTGCCATATTCTTCAATCACCTAGATACTGCAATTAAAGAGTGGCGATCTG ATAAGATCAAGCTTTTGAACAAAATTCAGATCCATGGAAAAGGATTTCTTCAGGGGCTACAGAAGGCAGCTTGGGAGCTGAAGAACAAGG TCTGCAGTCAAACCTGTC TCCCAGGTCTCCCCAAAGAGATAGCTAACTGCATCAGCTGTAAGAAGCACTATGTGACCTGCAAGGACCATGTTCTTTGTCAGG ATGTCCTCCTGCCACAGATCCTTTGGATTGGAAGTTCTATCATCTTcatcctctgtgtgtgtgtatcaacaTTTGGATCTGG GTTGTACTACTTCTGGTGGAGGCCCGTGCAACTTGGGAAGGGCTCTGTAAAGCTGAATAAGTCAACATCAAGATCCAGACTAACCTCAACACAGTCATCATCCCCACCCCTACCAcaaccatcatcaccaccaccaccactactatcaCCTTCATTACCACTTGTACCATCAACATTAACACCACCTGTACCATCAACATCAATACCATTACCCCCACCATTACCATCATTCCCACCACCGGTATCAGTACAAGCACTGATACATATACCAGTAAAAGCATTGTCTTCTGAATCATCATCCCTTCATGACCAGTGA
- the TEX51 gene encoding testis-expressed protein 51 isoform X3, with protein sequence MFFLLFISLFPSLGEGSCLRCWPDLLPLVQYDLEILWGSHQPPQYLSTCLRTILLKKNVPVNPHFLDRAHLEEEAAIFFNHLDTAIKEWRSDKIKLLNKIQIHGKGFLQGLQKAAWELKNKVCSQTCRKYIWGAGCGQGAGVRNSLLKLVHTHSPVPGLPKEIANCISCKKHYVTCKDHVLCQDVLLPQILWIGSSIIFILCVCVSTFGSGLYYFWWRPVQLGKGSVKLNKSTSRSRLTSTQSSSPPLPQPSSPPPPLLSPSLPLVPSTLTPPVPSTSIPLPPPLPSFPPPVSVQALIHIPVKALSSESSSLHDQ encoded by the exons atgttttttcttctgtttatctccctctttccctccttagGGGAAGGCTCCTGCCTCCGATGTTGGCCAGACCTACTCCCACTAGTGCAATATGACTTGGAGATACTCTGGGGCTCCCATCAGCCCCCCCAATATCTTTCCACATGCCTTCGAACCATACTCCTCAAGAAGAATGTGCCAGTCAATCCCCATTTCCTTG ATCGTGCTCATCTAGAAGAGGAAGCTGCCATATTCTTCAATCACCTAGATACTGCAATTAAAGAGTGGCGATCTG ATAAGATCAAGCTTTTGAACAAAATTCAGATCCATGGAAAAGGATTTCTTCAGGGGCTACAGAAGGCAGCTTGGGAGCTGAAGAACAAGG TCTGCAGTCAAACCTGTCGTAAGTATATTTGGGGAGCAGGGTGCGGGCAAGGGGCTGGTGTGAGAAACTCCCTTCTAAAACTAGTTCACACACATTCACCAGTCCCAGGTCTCCCCAAAGAGATAGCTAACTGCATCAGCTGTAAGAAGCACTATGTGACCTGCAAGGACCATGTTCTTTGTCAGG ATGTCCTCCTGCCACAGATCCTTTGGATTGGAAGTTCTATCATCTTcatcctctgtgtgtgtgtatcaacaTTTGGATCTGG GTTGTACTACTTCTGGTGGAGGCCCGTGCAACTTGGGAAGGGCTCTGTAAAGCTGAATAAGTCAACATCAAGATCCAGACTAACCTCAACACAGTCATCATCCCCACCCCTACCAcaaccatcatcaccaccaccaccactactatcaCCTTCATTACCACTTGTACCATCAACATTAACACCACCTGTACCATCAACATCAATACCATTACCCCCACCATTACCATCATTCCCACCACCGGTATCAGTACAAGCACTGATACATATACCAGTAAAAGCATTGTCTTCTGAATCATCATCCCTTCATGACCAGTGA
- the TEX51 gene encoding testis-expressed protein 51 isoform X1 produces MFFLLFISLFPSLGEGSCLRCWPDLLPLVQYDLEILWGSHQPPQYLSTCLRTILLKKNVPVNPHFLDRAHLEEEAAIFFNHLDTAIKEWRSDKIKLLNKIQIHGKGFLQGLQKAAWELKNKVLFPSSSIHRPTAPPIPPHSSSGSFPTILSFPTVCSQTCRKYIWGAGCGQGAGVRNSLLKLVHTHSPVPGLPKEIANCISCKKHYVTCKDHVLCQDVLLPQILWIGSSIIFILCVCVSTFGSGLYYFWWRPVQLGKGSVKLNKSTSRSRLTSTQSSSPPLPQPSSPPPPLLSPSLPLVPSTLTPPVPSTSIPLPPPLPSFPPPVSVQALIHIPVKALSSESSSLHDQ; encoded by the exons atgttttttcttctgtttatctccctctttccctccttagGGGAAGGCTCCTGCCTCCGATGTTGGCCAGACCTACTCCCACTAGTGCAATATGACTTGGAGATACTCTGGGGCTCCCATCAGCCCCCCCAATATCTTTCCACATGCCTTCGAACCATACTCCTCAAGAAGAATGTGCCAGTCAATCCCCATTTCCTTG ATCGTGCTCATCTAGAAGAGGAAGCTGCCATATTCTTCAATCACCTAGATACTGCAATTAAAGAGTGGCGATCTG ATAAGATCAAGCTTTTGAACAAAATTCAGATCCATGGAAAAGGATTTCTTCAGGGGCTACAGAAGGCAGCTTGGGAGCTGAAGAACAAGG TCCTTTTCCCCAGTTCTTCCATCCACAGACCTACTGCCCCCCCCATCCCACCGCATTCCAGCAGTGGCAGTTTTCCTACCATCTTGTCTTTCCCTACAGTCTGCAGTCAAACCTGTCGTAAGTATATTTGGGGAGCAGGGTGCGGGCAAGGGGCTGGTGTGAGAAACTCCCTTCTAAAACTAGTTCACACACATTCACCAGTCCCAGGTCTCCCCAAAGAGATAGCTAACTGCATCAGCTGTAAGAAGCACTATGTGACCTGCAAGGACCATGTTCTTTGTCAGG ATGTCCTCCTGCCACAGATCCTTTGGATTGGAAGTTCTATCATCTTcatcctctgtgtgtgtgtatcaacaTTTGGATCTGG GTTGTACTACTTCTGGTGGAGGCCCGTGCAACTTGGGAAGGGCTCTGTAAAGCTGAATAAGTCAACATCAAGATCCAGACTAACCTCAACACAGTCATCATCCCCACCCCTACCAcaaccatcatcaccaccaccaccactactatcaCCTTCATTACCACTTGTACCATCAACATTAACACCACCTGTACCATCAACATCAATACCATTACCCCCACCATTACCATCATTCCCACCACCGGTATCAGTACAAGCACTGATACATATACCAGTAAAAGCATTGTCTTCTGAATCATCATCCCTTCATGACCAGTGA